A genomic window from Diorhabda sublineata isolate icDioSubl1.1 chromosome 8, icDioSubl1.1, whole genome shotgun sequence includes:
- the LOC130447560 gene encoding acyl-CoA Delta-9 desaturase-like yields MMLYSLKTKLLVYFKFVPNNGDMAPNLLGSTSSFMMAEPTCAEPVQIISTKDNIQQNHQAHQQPTRQSTKRKQPKYKWDIVWRNVMAFLLLHAVGVYGFYCLLLGRVMWKTIMFNTLLAVFAGLGVTAGAHRLWAHRTYKAKLPFRVLLVFFQTIALQNDIYEWVRDHRVHHKFTDTDADPHNASRGFFFSHIGWLMVRKHKDVIEKGKTVYMSDVEADPVIRFQRKYYVLLVTLLTFLLPAHIPWYFWGENYFLAWYTCIFRYTLSLNFTWLVNSAAHIWGTKPYDKSINPTENKYVAILGFGEGWHNYHHTFPWDYKAAELGDYKMNYTTAVLDFMAYIGLVYDRKTASAEMVKKRVDRTGDGSWTNGKAEEESRPEDEHHHSYEDCVWGWGDKDMKEEEIRDVIEFNNLKED; encoded by the exons tgataTGGCTCCTAATTTGTTAGGAAGTACTTCTTCGTTCATGATGGCGGAACCGACGTGTGCTGAACCAGTTCAGATAATAAGCACCAAAGATAACATCCAACAGAATCATCAGGCGCACCAACAACCTACTAGACAGTCGACAAAAAGGAAACAACCTAAATACAAATGGGATATTGTATGGAGAAATGTTATGGCTTTCTTACTTTTACATGCTGTGGGAGTGTACGGATTTTACTGTTTACTTCTTGGAAGAGTTATGTGGAAAACGATAATGTTca ataCTCTGTTGGCTGTCTTCGCCGGTTTAGGAGTTACAGCTGGTGCCCATAGACTTTGGGCGCACAGAACTTATAAAGCAAAATTACCATTCAGAGTGCTACTCGTATTTTTCCAAACAATAGCTTTACAGAACGACATCTACGAATGGGTGAGGGACCATCGGGTCCATCACAAATTTACGGACACCGACGCCGACCCGCATAACGCGAGTCGAGGTTTCTTCTTCTCGCATATAGGATGGTTGATGGTTAGAAAACATAAAGATGTTATAGAAAAAGGGAAAACTGTATATATGAGCGATGTCGAAGCGGATCCGGTGATTAGATTTCAGAGAAA GTACTACGTTCTGCTGGTTACTCTATTAACTTTCTTATTACCAGCTCACATCCCATGGTACTTCTGGGGAGAAAATTACTTCTTGGCTTGGTACACGTGTATATTTAGATACACTTTGTCCCTCAACTTTACTTGGTTGGTAAACAGTGCTGCTCATATTTGGGGAACTAAGCCTTATGACAA ATCTATAAATCCAACTGAAAACAAATACGTAGCAATATTGGGATTCGGTGAAGGCTGGCATAACTACCACCATACTTTTCCGTGGGATTACAAGGCAGCAGAACTTGGcgattataaaatgaattacaCGACGGCGGTTTTGGATTTCATGGCTTACATTGGTTTAGTGTACGATCGTAAAACAGCGTCAGCCGAAATGGTCAAAAAGAGAGTTGACCGCACTGGCGACGGATCTTGGACTAATGGAAAAGCAGAAGAAGAATCGCGACCAGAAGATGAACATCATCATTCTTATGAAGATTGCGTCTGGGGTTGGGGAGATAAAGATATGAAAGAAGAGGAGATTAGAGACGTTATTgagtttaataatttaaaagagGACTAA
- the LOC130447562 gene encoding uncharacterized protein LOC130447562, whose protein sequence is MKFVFLLIIILLVLTTNPCASYKQVYKENIRNCLENTDDNVKLNDTSSIRSEELSLHISDLILKVTNETLSISFKPDVSEDGRKMKQSTSKLIEYLLVPAFMMSGMMPWFMPKLQMMVMMISMMNNMMFTSGLFSLVRNFVFEKQPDEHVIYVNNGFRNKSPYYPK, encoded by the exons ATGAAGTTtgtgtttttgttgataataattttgttagttCTAACTACGAATCCTTGTGCGAGTTATAAGCaagtttataaagaaaatatacgGAATTGTTTGGAAAATACCGATGATAATGTGAAAC taaACGACACGTCCAGTATTCGGTCCGAAGAATTATCGCTGCACATCTCAGATTTGATTCTAAAAGTAACCAACGAGACTTTGAGTATTTCTTTTAAACCTGACGTATCGGAAGATGGTCGAAAAATGAAGCAATCGACTTCTAAATTAATAGAATATCTTTTGGTGCCTGCTTTTATGATGTCGGGAATGATGCCTTGGTTTATGCCCAAATTACAAATGATGGTTATGATGATTTCAATGATGAACAATATGATGTTTACCAGTGGTTTATTTTCGCTTGTGAGGAATTTCGTTTTCGAAAAACAGCCCGATGAGCACGTTATATACGTCAACAACGGCTTTAGAAATAAATCTCCTTATTATCCTAAGTGA